The Besnoitia besnoiti strain Bb-Ger1 chromosome Unknown contig00014, whole genome shotgun sequence genome contains a region encoding:
- a CDS encoding uncharacterized protein (encoded by transcript BESB_025470): MQVTTFLESFVFLPLGGFLLLTSLLGVRFLNSVTSRICRQTISIGYVNLRLVSLILLINACFFAREQVVLTRIYASPSFAQYCGTSGPGSPFPGDAAKDPVAAAASAAAAQAAAAALAGGEAGLQCMAYKLRHERNWWLSLLSLSVWLLLWRVTAMVANYDTRLKVLEEEKARELAALENARCELKNEETIVGRAAAVKKVA, encoded by the coding sequence ATGCAAGTCACTACGTTTCTCGAATCTTTCGTATTCCTGCCTCTCGGGGGGTTCCTTCTTCTTACTTCCCTCCTTGGTGTGCGATTTCTTAATTCAGTTACTAGCCGCATATGCCGGCAGACGATCTCCATTGGATATGTAAACTTGCGCCTTGTGTCTCTGATTCTCTTGATAAATGCGTGTTTCTTCGCTCGGGAGCAGGTAGTGCTGACGCGTATATACGCGTCTCCATCTTTCGCGCAGTATTGCGGGACTTCGGGACCGGGTAGCCCGTTTCCCGGTGACGCAGCAAAAGACCCCGTagctgctgccgcttcagccgcggccgcgcaagcggcggcggctgctctCGCTGGTGGAGAAGCAGGGCTGCAGTGCATGGCTTACAAGCTAAGACACGAGAGGAACTGGTGGTTGTCTCTCTTGAGTCTTAGTGTTTGGCTTCTTTTGTGGAGAGTGACTGCTATGGTCGCCAATTATGACACACGACTCAAAGTgctcgaagaggagaaggcacGTGAGCTTGCAGCGCTTGAGAACGCCAGATGCGAATTGAAAAACGAAGAAACCATTGTAGGAAGAGCTGCCGCCGTCAAAAAGGTTGCATAG
- a CDS encoding adenylate kinase (encoded by transcript BESB_025480), protein MLISFLVGSDTPILLLEKSKCPSQRRLKACSLRRLSFNGLLQGSKRSQICDRLADSHDLIHIHAGRLIRAFLEKNNETLESRCIQNGDLVPDQIAIDAVIPAIRKHQRRGCIINGFPRTRVQAVAMQESRIVPDKFIVLQVPSSELSASFQLHRAAERDEREHVDSLLGVAADPEEVQPPEAGLLSSNQNSKKVQAYERHIASIMQQYCSAYHIIDSSAIQDETLRRIRIIGPRGSGKSTQAELLADWYGVVHFDALQIIRELAITNPTAREALRLAEEKGDLLPQDILLPVLLNRLRQADCAQRGWVLEGFPQTSSQAEWLRHARLTPTQLIALDVESVGPDTVT, encoded by the exons ATGCTCATCAGCTTCTTGGTCGGCTCGGACACTCCTATATTACTGCTTGAAAAAAGCAAATGCCCCAGCCAAAGACGGCTGAAAGCatgctctcttcgccgcctttcGTTTAACGGATTACTGCAGGGTAGCAAGAGATCCCAGATCTGCGACAGACTTGCAGATAGCCACGATCTCATTCACATTCATGCCGGCCGCCTGATCAGAGCCTTCCTAGAAAAGAACAACGAGACACTTGAGAGCCGATGCATTCAGAACGGCGACCTCG TCCCTGACCAAATCGCTATCGACGCAGTCATACCAGCGATTAGGAAACATCAGCGTCGAGGGTGCATCATCAACGGCTTCCCTCGAACGAGAGTTCAGGCCGTGGCCATGCAA GAAAGCCGGATCGTTCCTGACAAGTTCATTGTCCTGCAAGTTCCATCGAGCGAACTTTCAGCGTCCTTCCAACTGCATCGAGCTGCCGAGAGGGATGAGAGGGAACATGTCGACAGTCTGTTGGGCGTGGCGGCAGACCCAGAGGAAGTACAGCCACCCGAAGCGGGCCTGCTGTCCTCCAATCAAAACAGCAAAAAGGTTCAAGCATATGAGAG GCATATAGCCAGCATCATGCAGCAGTACTGCTCTGCGTATCACATTATCGACTCTTCTGCAATTCAGGACGAGACTCTTCGAAGGATCCGA ATCATAGGAccgagaggaagcggcaAGTCGACACAAGCAGAACTGCTTGCTGATTGGTACGGAGTCGTGCACTTCGATGCACTTCAGATCATCCGCGAGTTG GCAATCACAAACCCAACGGCAAGGGAAGCCCTCCGGCTGGCCGAAGAAAAGGGAGATCTAT TGCCACAGGACATTCTCCTGCCAGTTCTGCTGAACAGATTGCGACAAGCAGATTGTGCACAGCGCGGATGGGTGCTCGAAGGTTTTCCGCAAACCAGCTCGCAGGCTGAGTGGCTTCGCCATGCGCGGCTGACACCAACACAGCTCATTGCGTTGGACGTTGAATCTGTGGGTCCTGACACCGTCACGTAG
- a CDS encoding RCC1 domain containing protein (encoded by transcript BESB_025490), whose product MYDEERCCVLLGTAACHTRPCATASNILEVPELFRRRTARHHEHASLARPQVARYGDYSCRVGSVFFLGKETNGTFSTVPGLSGRHISFISGGYDKILVAVSSPTAVHASRPRRCHSTQQHRESGSHTNIDMKQAHGICDPVQANCFVEDSYFDASRLIPVRPSNSSRLRSQTSVPPPQPRQQCGSRVSDPLILGKRQHRSQEAEIHHSNRAVCLHQRGGEQSPTRRLPHSRCQDQPSQATCEAGNLSFNQVVVAAFAGSKFGRDRVVWACPGRHHFLILTSSGRLYSSGDSPYGCMGQGGLACSGAPLAIPALRHARVTQACVGESYSLALTADGGVYSWGGGFHGQLGRAPEEVSLIPRFLQRLMRIPINAIACNESHVIAITRDGGRCLAWGSNDCGQLGLGRRCPTQHTPQFVEITKGENASICNEGQPALNHNLEPFDNVSSAKQTAERAGPSHACTHSAREFVMVSGIAAGWRHSLALSVEGDVYAWGLNACGQLGLGHRGRTDVPTIVSDFPPQHLELWSSPYLPTSQKRIVSVSESSAFAPKAGGGHERPFRPKVHQISAGRLFSAFLLEDGRVLVSGRIPSGKEEATREKITRNHLRVTERSRKEIQACLTPSK is encoded by the coding sequence ATGTATGATGAAGAGCGTTGCTGTGTCCTGTTAGGGACTGCTGCTTGTCATACAAGGCCATGTGCCACGGCGTCAAACATCTTGGAAGTGCCCGAGCTTTTCCGGAGGCGCACTGCTAGACATCACGAGCACGcaagcctcgcgcgcccccAAGTAGCACGTTATGGAGATTATTCCTGTCGCGTCGGCagcgttttcttcttggGGAAGGAAACGAACGGGACTTTCAGCACAGTGCCTGGCTTGAGCGGCCGTCACATTTCATTTATCAGCGGCGGATATGATAAAATTTTAGTAGCAGTCAGTTCCCCGACCGCCGTCCATGCCTCGCGACCACGGCGGTGCCATTCTACGCAGCAGCATAGAGAATCTGGCTCACACACCAACATTGACATGAAACAGGCGCATGGGATCTGTGACCCAGTTCAAGCCAATTGCTTTGTCGAAGATTCTTATTTCGATGCTAGCCGTCTCATTCCCGTGAGGCCCAGTAACAGCTCTCGGCTTCGGTCTCAAACAAGCGTACCCCCTCCTCAGCCCAGGCAACAATGCGGCTCCCGCGTGAGTGATCCCCTGATCCTCGGCAAGCGCCAGCACAGGAGCCAGGAAGCGGAGATCCATCATTCGAATCGCGCGGTATGCTTGCACCAACGGGGCGGAGAGCAATCCCCCACTAGACGACTGCCCCATAGTCGTTGTCAAGACCAGCCGTCTCAAGCAACATGTGAAGCTGGAAACCTCTCGTTCAACCAAGTTGTCGTCGCCGCGTTTGCAGGCTCTAAGTTCGGCAGGGATCGAGTGGTCTGGGCATGTCCAGGACGTCATCATTTCCTCATTCTTACATCTTCCGGTCGTCTGTATTCAAGCGGAGACAGTCCTTACGGGTGTATGGGGCAAGGCGGACTCgcttgcagcggcgcgccactTGCCATCCCTGCCCTTCGACACGCGCGCGTCACTCAAGCGTGTGTAGGTGAATCTTACTCCTTAGCTCTCACTGCAGATGGTGGGGTCTACTCTTGGGGGGGAGGATTCCACGGCCAGCTGGGCCGCGCTCCTGAGGAGGTTTCGCTTATACCTCGGTTCCTACAGAGACTGATGCGCATCCCAATTAACGCTATCGCCTGCAACGAAAGTCACGTCATTGCGATTACGCGAGACGGGGGGAGATGCCTTGCTTGGGGAAGTAATGACTGCGGGCAGCTGGGACTGGGCCGGCGATGCCCCACCCAGCATACTCCCCAGTTTGTGGAGATTACCAAGGGGGAGAATGCCTCGATCTGCAACGAGGGACAGCCAGCCCTTAACCATAACCTCGAGCCCTTCGATAACGTGTCAAGTGCTAAACAGACAGCTGAGAGAGCGGGCCCTTCCCACGCTTGCACCCACAGCGCAAGGGAATTCGTCATGGTCTCAGGCATCGCTGCCGGCTGGCGGCACTCTCTTGCCCTGAGTGTAGAAGGAGATGTCTACGCGTGGGGTTTAAATGCTTGTGGCCAGTTAGGCCTCGGGCACCGAGGACGCACCGACGTTCCTACAATCGTGTCAGACTTCCCGCCCCAACATCTAGAACTCTGGAGCTCTCCGTACCTGCCTACTAGCCAGAAACGTATCGTTTCTGTGAGCGAGTCAAGCGCTTTTGCCCCAAAAGCCGGGGGAGGACACGAACGGCCGTTTAGACCGAAAGTCCATCAGATCTCTGCCGGCAGACTATTCTCTGCCTTTCTCCTTGAGGATGGCCGCGTTCTAGTTAGCGGCCGAATTCCAAGTGGAAAAGAGGAAGCAACGAGAGAAAAAATCACTCGGAACCATCTCCGCGTCACAGAGCGAAGCAGAAAGGAAATCCAGGCTTGCCTGACGCCCAGTAAGTAA
- a CDS encoding uncharacterized protein (encoded by transcript BESB_025500): MPRSRPADAKVAFPLLLVCSLRPAVVPGLEGLYSSVIATSNEAVLAFAPCQVYGLWPRLLPLPGSTQASSVLHIRLSALPVSCDSVESGRAAFCFVATSRATEAGREGNDQPMPATGSSSMESRGETKEGLLGGSAKLRSSTRGRRNEAEHTTWQESLSAPETHISPSRCANNLEGHAVLVHFRPVGGFAGELRQWLSPPPANRLGDSCAYRCGFRDGLPAIIAPGEVMYRTGAPDVVCECPPLPGQGLLALPSRAGRPRACDGRESSSASTCSSSSKSVDNLPHRSFFEPESPEEEQETRALYATKKAFDNSAHHIFPYHVEVSIDGGCCWSMAEQDVPRAVVLFANFPRRVTHVTPNNISVDGGVSLRIFLDYLPPGAPEDELVVRFTCVRRGGASAISSQSARALANPALFPTVLSQSPPSRALSCTLPGSCHSLLHRALSSHDDDRAASLAGRPTPHADATSFGAASAAAACRKWACHTDVGRAGRRLPRCASESCLDWYTKSAQEGDTTEAQGREEELSYSIFVPARIVIAPSRADEATSPLVEDSAEKGKPTLAVQCLSPALDETVLNEFDTFVDVGLNGVHFTESPQRLHVVDVQILGIYPDVGSSVRETLVHIQANDCFESEDAVVLLRFPDATEQVLPAHVDVESHRISFVMPPAITAPARVLAEQEGAGASGQVVDAATRSPRDDSQWNGNMKGQLHPTSYESSDGVRDVDETPPGEDSVESFGRPPPAGHVSVFLSFNGQVFSRSAARFTHYCEDVFTANAVAYTVSENGDHFEAELDTVLAPQTRVVVSLPFAVASNSAQARLTVLRACCPSASEFLRRLNDDAAPSSPAGGAATADGDRLALSSTGATNDVDTLSEEAIDRVLFLPATIDMNPQPLALLPDPNRSKRKPLGSGRAIESQRGRAGASNATAGRAKAKAATGGGSGAPHLAPAGAGTGPETKSVSPGLGGSRETSGGAAGRSVVSAAGGAPRAKTRGEKADGARPESAEESVQTPTLTVYPPGRRWEMMLIPSEAERTAGRTPLTTEKHEKKVTWLIEHAAPHVIESDGFRKARFSLVSMNCPYSPVSVSESSPLGWSLAVPVRYRSRGHLHIRASAVFVR; the protein is encoded by the exons ATGCCGCGATCACGGCCGGCAGACGCAAAGGTAGCTTTCCCCCTTCTTCTTGTTTGCTCCTTACGTCCAGCGGTCGTCCCGGGTCTCGAGGGCCTTTACTCGAGTGTAATTGCTACCAGCAACGAGGCAGTTTTGGCATTCGCGCCGTGCCAAGTCTACGGATTGTGGCCTCGGCTTCTGCCGCTCCCCGGATCTACCCAAGCATCTTCAGTCCTCCATATTCGCCTTTCTGCCCTGCCTGTCTCATGTGACAGCGTGGAAAGTGGACGTGCCGCTTTTTGTTTCGTCGCCACTAgcagggcgacggaggccggGCGGGAAGGCAACGACCAGCCGATGCCTGCCACAGGGAGCTCAAGCATGGAGAGCCGTGGAGAGACTAAAGAAGGGCTTCTgggaggaagcgcgaagTTGCGCTCTTCAACACGGGGACGAAGGAACGAAGCAGAGCACACCACGTGGCAggagtctctctctgccccAGAAACGCACATATCACCCTCTCGGTGTGCAAACAATCTTGAGGGGCACGCAGTCCTTGTGCATTTCCGCCCGGTGGGCGGATTCGCAGGAGAACTGCGACAATGGTTGTCGCCTCCACCCGCCAACCGTTTAGGCGATTCTTGTGCGTATCGGTGCGGCTTTCGGGATGGGCTACCCGCCATTATCGCACCGGGAGAGGTAATGTACCGCACAGGAGCCCCCGATGTAGTCTGTGAGTGTCCTCCCCTTCCCGGTCAAGGGTTATtggcgctgccctcgcgtGCCGGCAGACCACGCGCGTGCGACGGGCGGGAGTCTAGCAGCGCCTCAACCTGTTCGTCTTCGTCAAAGAGTGTTGACAACTTACCGCACCGTTCCTTCTTTGAACCTGAGAGCCcggaagaagagcaagaGACCAGAGCGTTGTACGCCACCAAGAAAGCGTTTGACAACAGCGCCCACCATATCTTCCCCTACCATGTCGAG GTGTCTATtgacggcggctgctgctggagcatGGCAGAGCAAGACGTACCCAGAGCAGTAGTCCTGTTCGCCAACTTTCCGCGGCGAGTGACGCATGTGACCCCGAACAACATCTCAGTTGACG GGGGTGTTTCACTCAGGATTTTCCTCGACTATCTCCCGCCTGGTGCTCCAGAAGACGAGCTCGTCGTCAGGTTTACCTGCgtccggcgcggaggcgctaGCGCCATTTCAAGTCAGTCCGCCCGGGCGCTGGCAAACCCGGCGCTCTTCCCCACGGTTTTGAGCCAATCTCCTCCATCGCGAGCCTTGAGCTGTACGCTTCCTGGGAGTTGCCACTCGTTGTTGCACCGCGCATTGAGTTCCCATGACGATGACCGGGCGGCCTCTCTTGCCGGTCGCCCcacgccgcacgcagacgccacCAGCTTTGgagctgcctctgcagctgctgcttgcCGCAAATGGGCTTGCCACACAGACGTCGGGCGTGCTGGTAGAAGGCTGCCTCGGTGCGCAAGCGAGTCCTGCCTCGACTGGTACACGAAGAgcgcgcaggaaggcgaTACAACTGAAGCGCAAGGCAGGGAGGAGGAGCTTTCGTACTCTATCTTCGTCCCAGCGAGAATTGTGATTGCCCCCAGCAGAGCTGATGAGGCAACCAGCCCGCTGGTAGAGGACTCAGCGGAAAAAGGCAAACCCACACTCGCCGTGcagtgtctctctcccgctcTCGATGAAACAGTCCTCAACGAATTCGATACTTTCGTCGACGTAGGGCTGAACG GCGTGCATTTTACCGAGAGCCCACAGCGACTCCACGTCGTCGACGTGCAAATCCTAGGCATATACCCCGATGTGGGTTCGAGTGTCAGAGAGACGCTGGTGCATATCCAGGCGAACGACTGCTTCGAATCGGAGGAtgccgtcgtcctccttcgGTTCCCTGACGCCACGGAACAGGTTCTGCCAGCGCATGTCGATGTTGAGTCTCACCGAATCAGCTTCGTGATGCCACCTGCGATAACGGCGCCG GCGCGCGTTCTGGCTGAACAAGAGGGAGCAGGTGCCTCAGGACAAGTCgtggacgcggcgacgcgctctcCTAGAGACGACTCACAATGGAACGGCAATATGAAAGGACAGTTACACCCCACAAGTTACGAATCCAGTGATGGTGTTCGTGATGTAGACGAAACGCCACCTGGTGAAGACAGCGTAGAGTCTTTCGGTCGGCCCCCTCCCGCTGGACATGTCTCAGTGTTTCTCTCCTTCAACGGTCAAGTGTTCAGTCGAAGCGCGGCTCGGTTTACGCACTACTGCGAAGACGTTTTTACTGCGAATGCAGTGGCGTACACGGTGTCTGAAAATGGAGATCATTTCGAAGCAGAGCTTGACACCGTCCTCGCCCCGCAAACTCGAGTGGTCGTCTCGCTCCCCTTCGCCGTTGCAAGCAATAGTGCGCAAGCTCGTCTGACGGTTCTTCGGGCGTGCTGTCCTTCGGCATCCGAGTTTTTGAGGCGTTTGAACGATGATGCGGCTCCTTCGTCACCCGCAGGAGGGGCTGCGACCGCCGACGGAGACCGACTTGCGCTCTCTTCCACGGGAGCCACGAATGATGTCGACACTCTGAGCGAAGAAGCCATAGACCGAGTGCTTTTTCTGCCAGCGACCATCGACATGAACCCACAGCCACTTGCCCTTTTGCCTGATCCGAACCGCTCAAAAAGGAAACCACTAGGGAGCGGGCGGGCGATAGAAAGTCAGCGAGGACGTGCCGGAGCTAGCAACGCCACCGCCGGCCGAGCTAAGGCAAAAGCTGCTACAGGTGGCGGGTCAGGAGCCCCCCATCTCGCGCCCGCTGGAGCGGGGACAGGCCCAGAGACAAAGAGTGTGTCTCCAGGCTTAGGCGGTAGCCGAGAAACgagtggcggcgcagcaggaaGGAGTGTAGTTTCTGCCGCCGGGGGAGCTCCGCGGGCTAAAACACGCGGCGAAAAGGCAGATGGTGCCAGACCGGAgagcgcagaagaaagcgtGCAAACCCCAACGCTAACG GTTTACCCCCCCGGCCGTCGCTGGGAAATGATGCTCATTCCGTCCGAAGCGGAGCGGACTGCAGGCCGCACTCCCCTCACCACGgaaaaacacgaaaaaaagGTCACTTGGCTGATTGAGCATGCTGCCCCCCACGTTATTGAGTCTGATGGCTTCCGAAAAGCACGTTTCTCCCTAGTCTCTATGAATTGCCCGTACTCCCCTGTCAGTGTCAGCGAGTCATCACCTCTTGGGTGGTCTCTGGCGGTGCCAGTCCGCTACCGTTCCCGCGGTCACCTCCATATTCGCGCAAGTGCAGTGTTCGTGCGATGA
- a CDS encoding CBS domain-containing protein (encoded by transcript BESB_025510), with product MGSRRRRLKPEKISSPPFSAASRTCQLRVHIGLPHSRLPPTETFARLFRRCLSPLSLVSAFACSPSSSSNGTLALPVAAAWGPGARACGRLWKPMRRVRGVSLVSVFTLVFLFVLSLGVSPVLVCLKNPGSAGAPGAIPSLYRAVSPSYGIRALGAAAVGATEPPRAAPAEARHAERGEEGPGRVDSVRESTLRVADGLRQEDSAASRRRLGKPLGEASRRNAPAEKEGTEKDGEGQGLELFSVLASSLVPRKSRAQPGDLVAPASAKEIDSGASDPDLWSGHSKGEGTPRAPSGSSEPKASSSTSTSKRATKADPVQGASREDAHGEPKLSSFWRTVYTSISVGLVAIAGLASGLTTGYMSFDELQLLVIQETGPPQERKQAEAVCSIVRGNRHQLLVTLLLCNSLAMEALPLFLDRLLTPLLAVVISVTAILFVGEILPQALCTGKYQLPIAAAMAPAVRLLIFLFAPLAYPISKLLDRFLTSENRTNLYARSHLKALIGLHEKDRRRPFLLQHAIEQQQGRCVAVGASAERPRSTPAASDDRAAPPRQSTAPEEPGADRGRHGNSRLGDAAGDNACAESSPLSSRQGGGDRERDSAEAGGENEQRLSGLRGERKLDPQSALRGSGADAGEGLERQDGAEEAAGAAHRASRNVSLPDAAIHRSTPGDALQSASRGEGGLGDTEGKRWRAREEMEDAVGLDRDEVLIMQGALDMACKSICDFMVPLHDVFMLECSMRLTRDLLVDILRKGHSRIPVYEARRSNVRGVLLVKSLILIDPNAGVRIRDLMRGRAFRRLCTPLFIAPSVNPYQVLNEFQEGRCHLAFVTHDVAAYQQAWEQNVDVPATADLLGIVTLEDVIEELIQEEIMDEFDKRVEGMVPSTAHGLASASSCHSRARGITPVRSRYHGMDTSELLLLGQPRAEAAGGRPLGGLRSVSHRDPLLFSTQSPGSMSRFASLLAAEEAASAQSPVSASFGALPHLGSRAALLLTPGDRAAAAAADEGQDGVARLDTRGSARTPCDLFPGAGAEAAAATIGLTALAAHAGSTRETASRPLSSMPSLGSGLDTEPLRTLSDTSSLALKQEMYRPSPCTAASPEAPAALSSSAETSAAGTLLSPGENPLSPGRLASAEVASTPAGRQCAPESQQPCYAPNRRTKRRRPTWIASGSATHSSSGRPVAGEQEALTGSGAEGSSF from the exons ATGGGGAGCAGACGTCGCAGGCTGAAACCAGAAAAGATTTCTTCTCCCCCgttttctgcggcgtcgcgaaCTTGTCAGCTGCGCGTACACATCGGGCTGCCACACTCTAGACTCCCGCCAACAGAGACGTTCGCGCGCCTTTTCCGCAGgtgcctgtctccgctgtctcttgTCTCTGCTTTCGCGTGTAGTCCGAGCTCCTCGTCCAATGGCACCCTTGCTCTGCCTGTTGCCGCCGCCTGGGGgccaggcgcccgcgcctgcggccgtcTTTGGAAGCCGATGCGGCGTGTCCGCGGCGTTTCCCTCGTATCGGTCTTCActctcgtctttctctttgTTCTGTCCCTCGGTGTCTCTCCAGTCCTCGTCTGCCTAAAAAACCCAGGCTCTGCAGGGGCGCCGGGTGCGATTCCGTCGCTCTACCGCGCGGTCTCGCCTAGCTACGGAATCAGAGCGCTCGGAGCCGCAGCCGTCGGCGCAACTGAGCCGCCGAGAGCAGCTCCTGCGGAGGCACGCCACGCAGAgcggggcgaggagggacCGGGGCGGGTCGACTCAGTACGAGAATCCACACTTCGTGTAGCAGACGGCCTCCGGCAGGAAGATTCGGCAGCGAGCAGGAGGAGACTGGGCAAGCCGCTGGGTGAAGCATCGCGGCGCaacgcgcctgcagagaaagaggggACAGAAAAGGATGGAGAGGGTCAGGGTTTGGAACTCTTTTCGGTCTTGGCCTCATCGCTGGTGCCCCGGAAGtcccgcgcgcagccgggGGATTTGGTTGCTCCAGCCAGCGCGAAGGAGATCGACTCCGGAGCGTCAGATCCAGATCTCTGGAGCGGCCATTCCAAGGGCGAAGGGACACCGAGGGCGCCAAGCGGGTCAAGCGAACCGAAGGCTTCGTCCTCCACCTCGACATCGAAGCGTGCCACGAAGGCAGACCCGGTTCAAGGAGCTTCGCGGGAAGACGCTCACGGGGAGCCGaagctttcttctttctggAGGACGGTTTACACGTCTATCAGTGTCGGTCTGGTAGCCATCGCGGGCTTGGCGAGTGGACTGACGACGGGTTATATGTCGTTTGATGAACTCCAACTTCTCGTCATTCAGGAAACCGGCCCTCCccaggagaggaagca GGCGGAGGCTGTGTGCAGTATCGTCCGAGGGAACCGGCATCAGCTGCTTGTCACCTTGCTGCTGTGCAATTCGCTGGCGATGGAGGCGTTGCCGCTCTTTCTCGACCGGCTTCTGACGCCGCTTCTGGCCGTCGTCATTTCTGTCACCGCGATCCTCTTTGTCGGGGAGATCTTGCCTCAGGCGCTTTGCACGGGGAAGTACCAACTGCCCATTGCCGCG GCAATGGCCCCAGCGGTGCGGCTTTTGATCTTCCTCTTTGCGCCTCTCGCTTACCCGATCAGCAAACTTCTAGACCGTTTCCTCACGTCAGAAAACCGAACGAATCTCTACGCGCGCTCGCATCTGAAGGCGTTAATTG GCCTCCATGAGAAGGATCGCCGTCGCCCGTTTCTGCTCCAGCACGCAATAGAGCAGCAGCAAGGGCGTTGCGTCGCTGtgggcgcgtccgcggagagGCCTCGCTCTacgccggcagcgagcgacgaccgcgccgcgccgccgcgccagagTACAGCGCCGGAGGAGCCGGGAGCCGATCGCGGCCGGCACGGGAATTCGCGGCTTGGTGACGCAGCGGGAGacaacgcatgcgcagagagctcgcctctttcctctcggcagggcggcggagaccgggAGAGGGACTCGGCAGAGGCTGGCGGGGAGAACGAGCAGAGACTGAGCGGGTTacgaggcgagcgaaagcTCGATCCCCAAAGCGCCCTGCGCGGTTCAGGCGCCGATGCGGGAGAGGGCTTAGAAAGGCAGGACGGCGCTGAAGAGGCagccggcgctgcgcaccGAGCCTCGAGAAATGTCTCTTTGCCAGATGCGGCCATACACAGGTCTACGCCGGGGGACGCCCTGCAGTCCGCCtcgagaggcgagggcggcctTGGAGACACGGAGGGAAAGAGatggcgagcgcgagaagaaatGGAAGATGCCGTTGGCCTAGATCGGGATGAGGTTCTTATCATGCAGG GTGCGCTGGATATGGCGTGCAAGAGCATATGCGACTTCATGGTCCCGCTTCACGACGTCTTTATGCTC GAGTGCTCGATGCGCCTTACCCGCGATTTGCTCGTCGATATTCTCCGCAAAGGCCATTCCCGCATTCCAGTATATGAAGC GCGTCGCTCAAACGTTCGAGGCGTCCTTTTGGTGAAGAGTCTGATTTTGATTGATCCAAATGCGG GCGTTAGAATCCGCGACCTAATGCGAGGACGGGCATTTCGACGGCTGTGCACGCCGTTATTTATCGCGCCGTCCGTGAATCCGTATCAAGTTTTGAATGAATTTCAGGAG GGACGCTGTCACTTGGCCTTCGTAACGCACGATGTCGCCGCATACCAGCAGGCCTGGGAGCAAAATGTGGACGTCCCCGCCACCGCCGATCTCCTCGGAATCGTCACGCTGGAGGATGTTATAGAGGAACTCATTCAAGAGGAAATAATGGATGAGTTCGATAAGCGCGTG GAAGGCATGGTGCCGTCGACAGCGCACGGCTtggcgtcggcgagcagctgccactcgcgggcgcgtggaATCACGCCGGTGCGTTCCAGATACCACGGGATGGACACTTCCGAATTGCTGCTCCTCGGTCagcctcgcgcagaggcggcgggcggccggCCTCTCGGCGGCTTGCGCTCGGTGTCGCACAGGGACCCGCTCCTTTTCTCGACTCAGAGTCCGGGAAGCATGAGTCGCTtcgcttcgcttctcgctgccgAAGAGGCTGCGTCGGCCCAGTCGCCGGTGTCTGCCTCGTTCGGGGCGCTGCCACACCTCGGcagtcgcgccgcgcttctcttGACCCCCGGCGAtcgagcagccgcggcagctgcagacgagggACAGGACGGCGTGGCGCGCCTGGACAcccgcggctcggcgcgaACGCCCTGCGACCTGTTCCCAGGCGCGGGggcagaagcagctgcagcgactATCGGGTTGACCGCGCTGGCCGCCCATGCAGGCTCAACCCGCGAGACTGCGTCTCGCCCTTTATCGAGCATGCCCTCTTTGGGAAGTGGCTTGGACACAGAGCCGCTCCGAACATTGAGCGACACGTCGTCGCTTGCACTGAAGCAAGAGATGTATCGGCCAAGTCCCTGcacggccgcctcgccggaAGCTCCAGCGGCTCTGTCCTCGTCGGCAGAGACTTCAGCTGCAGGGACACTTCTGTCGCCGGGAGAAAATCCTCTCTCGCCCGGTCGCCTGGCTTCAGCGGAGGTGGCGTCCACACCCGCAGGCCGCCAGTGCGCGCCCGAAAGTCAGCAGCCATGCTATGCACCCAACCGTCGCACTAAACGACGGCGCCCTACGTGGATCGCTAGTGGGAGCGCCACTCACTCCTCCAGCGGGCGCCCTGTAGCTGGCGAGCAGGAGGCTCTCACAGGGTCTGGGGCAGAAGGAAGTTCATTTTAA